The DNA segment AACTTGTTTTTTAATTCCCAAAAACTTGTTTTTTAATTCCCAAAAACTTGTTTTTAACTCCCAAAAACTTGTTTTTAACTCCCAAAAACTTGTTTTTAACTCCCAAAAACTTGTTTTTAATAGTCTTCAAGCCCTTTATTCATCGGTGGTTGCGGACACCTAAAAGATATAAAATGTTTTAAAAGATATAAAAATCTTTTAAAATATTTTATTAAAAAGGGAAACAAGCTTTTTTAAAAAGCTTGTCTTTAATCTCCCAAAAACTACCCTTTAAAGCCATTATTTCTAGAAAACATGGGCTTTTAAACATAATATGACTCTTCAGCTTCCATAAAAAAAAATAATGCTCTCATCAGTTAAAAAAATTTCCATATGAACTAGAAATAATTTAAATTCTAAATATAAGCCGTTTTAAGAAGCTTTTTTCTCTTAGGCAACCTTTTACACCAAAAAATTATTTAGCGACGAATTTGATGCCTCTATGCTCTTCTGAGAAGGTCTATAGACAATAGTTCTGCTTTCAAATCTTAAAAATCTGTTTCCCCTAAAATAAATTTGCGTATCTTCTTAAAAAATGATAAAATAATTTAATTATTAAAAGGAGGTGAAATCATGTTTTGTAAAAAGATATTAATTTTTTGTACATTTCTTCTCGCTAATCTTGTTTTTTCTGCTCCAGTCAATGAAGCTAACAGAATTATTGATATTCAGCAGAGACACCTTGAACAGGAGAGAATTAGGCAACAACAGGAAAAGCTGCAGAAAGAACTTGAAAACACAAAGTTTGATAATTCCCAAATAAAAATTGATAATGATTTTAAAAGCAATGACAATGACCTTAACAAATTTTTAATTAATGCTATTAACTTAAAAGATGATGATAAACTTCTATCTAAAAGGGAAAAGAACAGAATTATTCAAAAATATCTTTATCTTGAACTGAATTCCACCGACATAAAAAAACTTCTTACTGATCTTACTAACAAATTAATTTCTAAAGGATATACTACCTCTGCCGTAAAATTTGATAAAAATAATGACCTAACTACTGGAACTTTAAATTTGGAAATCGTTGCCGGGAGAATTGAGGATATTAGAATAAATTCCGGCAATGGGCTTGACAGGTACAAGGAATTCTTCATGTTCCCTAAAAACAGGGGGAAAGTTTTTAATATCAGGGACATTGATACAGCCACTGACAACTTTAATTCAATCAATGCCAACAATATGACTATGGAAGTTCTTCCGGGAAGAAAGGAAAACTATTCAAGAATTGAAGTAAAAAATAGATTAAAGAATAAAT comes from the Leptotrichia sp. HSP-536 genome and includes:
- a CDS encoding POTRA domain-containing protein, which codes for MFCKKILIFCTFLLANLVFSAPVNEANRIIDIQQRHLEQERIRQQQEKLQKELENTKFDNSQIKIDNDFKSNDNDLNKFLINAINLKDDDKLLSKREKNRIIQKYLYLELNSTDIKKLLTDLTNKLISKGYTTSAVKFDKNNDLTTGTLNLEIVAGRIEDIRINSGNGLDRYKEFFMFPKNRGKVFNIRDIDTATDNFNSINANNMTMEVLPGRKENYSRIEVKNRLKNKYTVGILANNYGDSKQNGIWRKGINLNIDSPLGIGDNFYFTYMTVPKKDPNRSWKKTVEQLQPGEILPIGPTGYDPLKGDTLPYKRRLDMFNFGYAMKFRTYTLKLNSVKVFRKAAFIQQIQYTICIQVATLCLLI